Proteins encoded by one window of Streptomyces clavuligerus:
- a CDS encoding Uma2 family endonuclease, with translation MTVTTDRPQMLPEEFEAAARALTGAVEGVRPEFIHGKMGIKPVPDGDHERIIQWLIRICLRHRPELWLSTGQGLLVETCRKGHARPDGTLADAEAFVGAGEWADPAPVLMVVEITSYDTDTDTDRRDRVEKPRSYAETGIPVCLLIDRDTCEVKVHSGPDGTRYESVLTVPFGKEITLPDPIGITLDTEPLKNWVR, from the coding sequence GTGACCGTGACCACCGATCGGCCGCAGATGCTGCCCGAGGAGTTCGAGGCCGCCGCGCGTGCCCTGACCGGCGCGGTCGAAGGCGTCCGCCCGGAGTTCATCCACGGCAAGATGGGCATCAAGCCGGTGCCCGACGGCGATCACGAGCGCATCATCCAGTGGCTCATCCGGATCTGTCTCCGGCACCGCCCGGAGCTGTGGCTCTCGACCGGCCAGGGGCTGCTCGTCGAGACGTGTCGCAAGGGCCACGCCCGCCCGGACGGCACACTCGCGGACGCGGAGGCGTTCGTGGGGGCGGGGGAGTGGGCCGACCCGGCGCCCGTGCTCATGGTGGTGGAGATCACCTCGTACGACACCGACACCGACACCGACCGGCGCGACCGGGTGGAGAAGCCCCGGTCCTACGCCGAGACCGGCATCCCCGTCTGTCTGCTGATCGACCGGGACACCTGCGAGGTCAAGGTGCACAGCGGCCCCGACGGCACCCGCTACGAGAGTGTGCTCACGGTGCCCTTCGGCAAGGAGATCACTCTCCCCGACCCGATCGGCATCACCCTGGACACGGAACCGCTCAAGAACTGGGTGCGCTGA
- a CDS encoding 6-phospho-beta-glucosidase, with amino-acid sequence MKLAVVGGGSTYTPELIDGFARLRDTLPISELVLIDPAADRLDLVGGLARRIFAKQGHSGTVVTTSDVDAGVADADAVLLQLRVGGQAARLQDETWPLECGCVGQETTGAGGLAKALRTVPVVLDIAERVRRSNPNAWIIDFTNPVGIVTRALLQAGHKAVGLCNVAIGFQRRFARLLDVDPAQVHLDHVGLNHLTWETGVRIGGPEGADRLPGLIAEHGESLASDLGLPRQLLDRLGVVPSYYLRYFYAHDEVVRELRTKPSRAAEVAAMEKELLAMYADPTLDTKPELLAKRGGAFYSEAAVDLAAALLGGGGSPYQVVNTRNGGTLPFLPDDAVIEVQAAVGNAGAAPLPVERVDPLFAGLIAQVTAYEDLALEAALKGGRERVFAALLSHPLIGQYEYAEALTDQLVAHNREHLAWA; translated from the coding sequence ATGAAGCTCGCAGTCGTGGGTGGCGGCTCCACCTATACCCCCGAGTTGATCGACGGCTTCGCCCGATTGAGGGACACCCTCCCCATCAGCGAGCTGGTTCTCATCGACCCGGCGGCCGACCGGCTCGACCTGGTCGGCGGGCTGGCCCGGCGGATCTTCGCCAAGCAGGGCCACAGCGGCACCGTCGTCACCACCTCCGACGTGGACGCGGGGGTCGCCGACGCCGACGCGGTCCTGCTCCAGCTGCGGGTCGGCGGACAGGCCGCCCGGCTCCAGGACGAGACCTGGCCGCTGGAGTGCGGCTGCGTCGGCCAGGAGACCACCGGCGCGGGCGGGCTCGCCAAGGCGCTGCGCACCGTCCCCGTCGTCCTGGACATCGCCGAACGCGTCCGCCGGTCCAACCCGAACGCCTGGATCATCGACTTCACCAACCCGGTGGGGATCGTGACCCGGGCGCTGCTCCAGGCCGGGCACAAGGCCGTCGGGCTGTGCAATGTGGCCATCGGCTTCCAGCGGCGGTTCGCTCGGCTGCTCGACGTGGACCCGGCGCAGGTCCACCTCGACCATGTGGGGCTGAACCATCTCACCTGGGAGACCGGGGTCCGGATCGGCGGCCCCGAGGGCGCCGACCGCCTCCCCGGGCTGATCGCGGAGCACGGCGAGTCCCTCGCCTCGGACCTCGGGCTGCCGAGGCAGCTCCTCGACCGGCTCGGCGTGGTCCCCTCGTACTATCTGCGCTACTTCTACGCGCACGACGAGGTCGTCCGGGAGCTGCGGACCAAGCCGTCCCGGGCCGCCGAGGTCGCCGCGATGGAGAAGGAACTCCTCGCGATGTACGCAGACCCCACCCTGGACACCAAGCCGGAGCTGCTGGCCAAGCGGGGTGGCGCCTTCTACTCGGAGGCGGCCGTCGACCTCGCCGCCGCGCTGCTCGGCGGGGGCGGCAGCCCGTACCAGGTGGTCAACACCCGCAACGGCGGCACCCTGCCGTTCCTCCCCGACGACGCCGTCATCGAGGTCCAGGCGGCGGTGGGCAACGCGGGCGCGGCGCCGCTGCCCGTGGAGCGGGTCGACCCGCTGTTCGCGGGGCTGATCGCCCAGGTCACGGCGTACGAGGACCTGGCACTGGAGGCGGCCCTCAAGGGCGGGCGCGAGCGGGTCTTCGCGGCGCTGCTGTCGCATCCGCTGATCGGTCAGTACGAGTACGCCGAGGCACTGACCGACCAGCTCGTCGCGCACAACCGGGAGCATCTCGCGTGGGCCTGA
- a CDS encoding carbohydrate ABC transporter permease, which produces MTTHTLRSKRRRSALRTLAFLSPWLIGFSVFFAYPLISTVYFSFMKYDGFRPPEFNGLDNWTYVFNDYPMFWPALRNTLWLVLVMVTCRVAFGLGIGLLITKVKTGTGIFRTLFYLPYLAPPVAATLSFVFLLNPGTGPVNTALESVGLSPPTWFTDPAWSKPALTLLAIWGIGDLMVIFMAALLDVPKEQYEAAQLDGASAWQQFRFVTLPNISPIVLFAVVTGVIATMQYYTQPLVAAKVASGNMGGSGQIFEPGYPEKSTLTLPQTIFNAGFQRFDYGAAAVVALVLFALAMAFTSLLMRRRGGLIRMGD; this is translated from the coding sequence ATGACCACTCACACCCTGCGTTCGAAGCGCCGCCGGTCGGCGCTTCGGACCCTGGCCTTCCTCTCGCCCTGGTTGATCGGATTCAGCGTCTTCTTCGCCTATCCACTGATCTCCACCGTGTACTTCTCCTTCATGAAGTACGACGGTTTCCGTCCGCCCGAGTTCAACGGCCTGGACAACTGGACGTATGTCTTCAACGACTACCCCATGTTCTGGCCCGCCTTGCGCAACACCCTCTGGCTGGTGCTGGTCATGGTCACCTGCCGGGTGGCCTTCGGTCTCGGCATCGGCCTGCTGATCACCAAGGTCAAGACGGGGACCGGGATCTTCCGGACCCTCTTCTACCTGCCCTATCTCGCCCCGCCCGTCGCCGCCACGCTCTCCTTCGTCTTTCTGCTCAACCCCGGCACGGGCCCCGTCAACACGGCGCTGGAGTCGGTCGGACTCTCGCCCCCGACCTGGTTCACCGACCCCGCCTGGTCCAAACCCGCCCTCACCCTGCTCGCCATCTGGGGTATCGGCGATCTGATGGTGATCTTCATGGCGGCCCTGCTCGACGTGCCCAAGGAGCAGTACGAGGCGGCCCAGCTCGACGGCGCCTCGGCCTGGCAGCAGTTCCGTTTCGTCACGCTGCCGAACATCTCGCCGATCGTGCTGTTCGCCGTGGTGACCGGGGTCATCGCCACCATGCAGTACTACACACAGCCCCTGGTCGCGGCGAAGGTCGCCTCGGGGAACATGGGCGGCAGCGGCCAGATATTCGAGCCGGGGTATCCCGAGAAATCCACGCTGACCCTGCCCCAGACCATTTTCAACGCCGGTTTCCAGCGGTTCGACTACGGCGCGGCGGCGGTCGTCGCCCTGGTGCTCTTCGCACTCGCCATGGCCTTCACCTCCCTGCTGATGCGGCGGCGCGGCGGCCTCATCCGGATGGGGGACTGA
- a CDS encoding ROK family transcriptional regulator, whose protein sequence is MNDRAALDLLLAHGPLSRTRIGKLTGLSKPTASQLLARLESAGLVVATGTTEGRPGPNAQLYAVNGRAAFAAGIDVTPLRIRAAVADLTGRTVGEFELPTPGRRAENAVRRVVAALEGAAEAAGITTADVHRLVIGTPGAFDPSTGRLRYASHLPGWHSPDLLEELDAALPMPVGYENDVNLVAVAEQRLGVARDHENFVLLWNEEGLGAAVVIGGRLHRGSTGGAGEVGFLPVPGTPLVRGVTKANSGGFQELAGAQVLPRLAHELGVEPVGQGHYVQVAGALVARAAEADSGPYRAFLDTYATGLATGLASLVAVLDPELVVLSGEAIAAGGEPLRARVQAELAELAASRPRLVIGSVRDHPVLRGALESALAATRDEIFDTTAQRRAP, encoded by the coding sequence ATGAACGACCGTGCCGCGCTCGATCTGCTGCTGGCCCACGGACCTCTGTCGCGCACCCGGATCGGCAAGCTGACCGGCCTCTCCAAGCCCACCGCCTCCCAGCTCCTGGCCCGGCTGGAGTCCGCCGGGCTGGTCGTCGCCACCGGGACCACCGAGGGACGGCCGGGGCCCAACGCGCAGCTCTACGCGGTGAACGGGCGGGCCGCCTTCGCCGCCGGGATCGATGTGACCCCGCTGCGCATCCGCGCCGCCGTCGCCGACCTCACCGGCCGCACCGTCGGCGAGTTCGAGCTGCCGACCCCGGGGCGGCGCGCCGAGAACGCCGTCCGCCGGGTCGTCGCCGCGCTGGAGGGCGCGGCGGAGGCCGCCGGGATCACCACGGCGGACGTGCACCGGCTGGTGATCGGGACCCCGGGCGCCTTCGACCCCTCGACGGGACGGCTCCGCTACGCCTCCCATCTGCCCGGCTGGCACTCCCCCGACCTCCTGGAGGAGCTGGACGCCGCCCTGCCGATGCCGGTCGGGTACGAGAACGACGTCAATCTCGTCGCCGTCGCCGAGCAGCGGCTCGGGGTCGCCCGTGACCACGAGAACTTCGTCCTGCTGTGGAACGAGGAAGGGCTCGGCGCCGCCGTCGTCATCGGCGGACGGCTGCACCGGGGCTCCACCGGCGGCGCGGGCGAGGTCGGCTTCCTGCCGGTCCCCGGCACCCCCCTCGTCCGCGGGGTGACGAAGGCCAACAGCGGCGGCTTCCAGGAGCTGGCGGGCGCCCAGGTGCTGCCCCGGCTCGCCCACGAGCTGGGGGTGGAGCCGGTGGGCCAGGGCCACTACGTGCAGGTCGCGGGCGCGCTCGTGGCCCGGGCCGCCGAGGCCGACTCGGGTCCGTACCGCGCCTTCCTCGACACCTACGCCACCGGGCTCGCCACCGGACTCGCCTCCCTCGTCGCCGTCCTCGACCCGGAGCTGGTGGTCCTCTCCGGGGAGGCGATCGCGGCCGGAGGGGAGCCCCTGCGCGCCCGGGTCCAGGCGGAGCTGGCCGAACTGGCCGCCTCCCGGCCCCGGCTCGTCATCGGCTCCGTGCGGGACCACCCGGTGCTGCGCGGGGCCCTGGAGAGCGCGCTCGCCGCCACCCGTGACGAGATCTTCGACACCACCGCCCAGCGCCGGGCCCCGTAG
- a CDS encoding HNH endonuclease, with the protein MPHVLVLNASYEPLGVVPLRRALVLVLENKALCLEESGAFLHSATRIIAAPSVVRLKRFVRVPYRGPVPLTRKALFARDGGRCMYCGGVATSVDHVIPRSRGGQHAWDNVVAACRHCNHVKADRQLRELGWRLRHQPAPPSGLAWRIIGTGHRDPRWLPYLQPYGAEDAMARIDGISA; encoded by the coding sequence GTGCCGCACGTCCTGGTTCTCAACGCGTCGTACGAGCCCCTCGGTGTCGTACCGCTCCGCCGCGCGCTCGTCCTCGTCCTGGAGAACAAGGCTCTGTGTCTTGAGGAGTCCGGCGCCTTTCTGCACAGTGCCACCCGGATCATCGCCGCACCCAGCGTCGTCCGCCTGAAGAGGTTCGTCCGGGTCCCCTACCGAGGGCCCGTCCCCCTGACGCGCAAGGCCCTCTTCGCCCGCGACGGCGGGCGCTGTATGTACTGCGGGGGTGTGGCGACCAGCGTCGACCATGTCATTCCGCGCAGCCGCGGCGGCCAGCACGCCTGGGACAACGTGGTGGCGGCCTGCCGCCACTGCAACCACGTCAAGGCCGACCGCCAGCTCAGGGAGCTGGGGTGGAGGCTGCGCCATCAGCCCGCGCCACCGAGCGGTCTGGCCTGGCGGATCATCGGCACCGGCCATCGGGACCCCCGCTGGCTGCCGTATCTGCAACCGTACGGGGCGGAGGACGCCATGGCCCGGATCGACGGCATATCGGCCTGA
- a CDS encoding glutamate ABC transporter substrate-binding protein, with translation MTARNTGAPPRSRRDAGRWAAARGWGGPALSAAAAVCALTSAAVLLPLTQGAGSGGTGGRAGERPPVTSVAADDCTEPERSLTPSAADGPSVREIQKRRKLIVGVDQNSYRWGYRDPATGDLMGFDIDLARAIAEDLLDKDGTVVFRAVSTDQRAPLLQEGKLDLVVRTMTITCKRAREVAFSTAYFETGQQVLAPRQSKITGHDASLKGKKVCTAEGSTAFDALEENAYGAIFRDPGDGTAADEDILTVPNQLDCLVRVQEGLADAVVTDSALAAGQAAQDPTVELKGPRFKKVEYYGVAAAPGKDDLVRRVNKVLEEYREDGRWLKAYQDWLAEDLPGVTEPPEAKYHLRER, from the coding sequence ATGACAGCGAGGAACACCGGGGCCCCGCCCCGGTCCCGGAGGGATGCCGGGAGATGGGCGGCGGCACGCGGCTGGGGCGGACCGGCCCTGTCGGCCGCGGCGGCCGTCTGCGCGCTGACCTCGGCGGCCGTGCTGCTCCCGCTCACCCAGGGCGCGGGGTCCGGTGGCACCGGGGGCCGCGCCGGGGAGCGCCCCCCGGTGACGTCGGTCGCGGCGGACGACTGCACCGAGCCCGAGCGCTCCCTGACTCCCTCGGCCGCCGACGGCCCCTCGGTCCGGGAGATCCAGAAGCGCCGCAAGCTGATCGTCGGCGTGGATCAGAACAGCTACCGCTGGGGCTATCGCGACCCGGCGACCGGCGATCTCATGGGCTTCGACATCGACCTCGCCCGCGCCATCGCGGAGGATCTGCTCGACAAGGACGGCACGGTCGTCTTCCGTGCCGTCTCCACCGACCAGCGCGCGCCCCTGCTGCAGGAGGGCAAGCTCGACCTCGTCGTCCGCACCATGACGATCACCTGCAAACGGGCCAGGGAAGTGGCGTTCTCCACGGCATACTTCGAGACCGGGCAGCAGGTACTCGCGCCCCGGCAGTCGAAGATCACCGGCCATGACGCCTCCCTGAAGGGCAAGAAGGTGTGCACGGCGGAGGGCTCGACGGCCTTCGACGCGCTGGAGGAGAACGCGTACGGCGCGATCTTCCGGGACCCGGGCGACGGCACCGCCGCCGACGAGGACATCCTCACCGTCCCCAATCAGCTCGACTGTCTGGTGCGGGTCCAGGAGGGCCTGGCCGACGCGGTGGTCACGGACAGCGCGCTGGCGGCCGGGCAGGCCGCCCAAGACCCCACGGTCGAACTGAAGGGGCCGCGCTTCAAGAAGGTCGAGTACTACGGTGTGGCCGCCGCGCCCGGCAAGGACGACCTGGTGCGCCGGGTCAACAAGGTGCTGGAGGAGTACCGGGAGGACGGGCGCTGGCTGAAGGCGTACCAGGACTGGCTGGCCGAGGATCTGCCCGGGGTGACCGAGCCGCCCGAAGCCAAGTACCACCTACGGGAGAGGTGA
- a CDS encoding N-acetylglucosamine kinase codes for MGLSASVLAIDAGNSKTDVAVVGPDGSVLAAVRGHHGFHPPREGIEPAVDRLAATVEQAFAAARERGAATDSVAHVSACLANADLPVEEEELSAALGTRGWARSVTVRNDTFAVLRAGLDEPRGVAVVCGAGINCAGMLPDGRTARFPAIGKMSGDWGGGLGMAEEALWYAARAEDGRGEPTALARTLPEHYGVESMPALIEALHRGRIPAERTHEATPVLFATSAAGDPVARYLVRRLGQEVVAMATVALTRLGLLDEEVPVLLGGSVLAARHPELDGHITTLLAAKAPKALPQVVTAPPVLGAALLGFDHTGAPAEARARLREHYTSGGPGN; via the coding sequence GTGGGCCTGAGCGCTTCCGTCCTCGCCATCGACGCGGGCAACAGCAAGACCGACGTGGCCGTGGTCGGTCCCGACGGCTCCGTCCTCGCCGCCGTCCGGGGGCACCACGGCTTCCATCCGCCGAGGGAGGGCATCGAGCCGGCCGTCGACCGGCTCGCCGCCACCGTGGAGCAGGCGTTCGCCGCCGCCCGGGAACGCGGTGCCGCGACGGACTCCGTCGCCCATGTCTCCGCGTGTCTCGCCAACGCCGACCTCCCGGTGGAGGAGGAGGAGTTGAGCGCGGCCCTGGGCACCCGGGGCTGGGCCCGTTCGGTCACCGTCCGCAATGACACCTTCGCGGTGCTGCGGGCGGGTCTGGACGAGCCCCGCGGAGTGGCGGTGGTGTGCGGCGCGGGCATCAACTGCGCGGGCATGCTGCCGGACGGGCGGACGGCCCGGTTCCCCGCGATCGGGAAGATGTCCGGCGACTGGGGCGGCGGTCTGGGGATGGCCGAGGAGGCCCTCTGGTACGCGGCACGGGCCGAGGACGGCCGGGGCGAGCCGACGGCGCTCGCCCGGACGCTGCCGGAGCACTACGGCGTGGAGTCGATGCCCGCCCTGATCGAGGCCCTGCACCGGGGGCGCATCCCGGCCGAACGTACCCACGAGGCCACTCCGGTGCTCTTCGCGACCAGCGCGGCGGGGGACCCGGTCGCCCGCTATCTGGTGCGGCGGCTGGGGCAGGAGGTCGTGGCGATGGCCACCGTGGCGCTGACCCGGCTGGGGCTGCTGGACGAGGAGGTTCCGGTGCTCCTCGGCGGGAGTGTGCTGGCGGCCCGCCACCCGGAGCTGGACGGGCACATCACCACCCTGCTGGCGGCGAAGGCCCCGAAGGCGCTGCCCCAGGTGGTCACCGCTCCCCCGGTGCTCGGCGCCGCCCTGCTCGGCTTCGACCACACCGGCGCACCCGCCGAGGCACGCGCCCGGCTGCGGGAGCACTACACCTCCGGCGGACCGGGGAACTGA
- a CDS encoding mechanosensitive ion channel family protein, producing the protein MPGGHPPVTHVPLSSPLTRLLASEDPNAAVPGVVSLDDAAKQATDAAGWVEQNWSTWLNTGLRIALILVVALVLRMLVRRALTKLIERMNRSAQAVEGTALGGLLVNAERRRQRSEAIGSVLRSVASFLILGTAGLMILGAFEIDLAPLLASAGVAGVAIGFGARNLVTDFLSGVFMILEDQYGVGDSIDAGVASGEVIEVGLRVTKLRGDDGEIWYVRNGEIKRIGNLSQGWATAAVDVTVRPSEDLDRVGAVIAEVGEELAKAEPWNERLWGPVETLGLTEVLLDSMTLRVAAKTMPGKALGVERELRWRIKRAFDAAGIRIVGGLPLAVEEPAPTDPSATVAPPSALASPTSPQSLATNPIPPGPSLTK; encoded by the coding sequence ATGCCTGGAGGTCATCCCCCCGTGACCCATGTCCCCCTGTCCTCCCCCCTCACCCGGCTGCTCGCCTCCGAGGACCCGAACGCCGCCGTGCCCGGGGTGGTCTCCCTGGACGACGCCGCCAAGCAGGCGACCGACGCAGCGGGCTGGGTGGAGCAGAACTGGTCCACCTGGCTGAACACCGGACTGCGGATCGCGCTGATCCTGGTGGTCGCCCTGGTCCTGCGGATGCTGGTGCGCCGGGCGCTGACCAAGCTGATCGAGCGCATGAACCGTTCCGCGCAGGCCGTGGAGGGCACCGCGCTCGGCGGACTCCTCGTCAACGCCGAACGGCGGCGGCAGCGCTCGGAGGCCATCGGCTCCGTACTGCGCTCGGTGGCGTCCTTCCTGATCCTCGGCACCGCGGGACTCATGATCCTCGGCGCCTTCGAGATCGATCTGGCCCCGCTGCTGGCCTCGGCCGGTGTCGCGGGTGTGGCCATCGGTTTCGGCGCCCGCAATCTGGTGACGGACTTCCTCTCCGGCGTCTTCATGATCCTGGAGGACCAGTACGGGGTCGGGGACTCGATCGACGCGGGGGTGGCGTCGGGCGAGGTGATCGAGGTCGGTCTGCGGGTGACCAAGCTGCGCGGCGACGACGGCGAGATCTGGTACGTCCGCAACGGCGAGATCAAGCGGATCGGCAACCTCAGCCAGGGCTGGGCGACCGCGGCGGTCGATGTCACGGTCCGCCCCTCGGAGGACCTGGACCGGGTCGGCGCGGTGATCGCCGAGGTCGGGGAGGAGCTGGCCAAGGCCGAGCCGTGGAACGAGCGGCTGTGGGGCCCGGTGGAGACGCTGGGGCTCACCGAGGTGCTGCTGGACTCGATGACCCTGCGGGTCGCGGCGAAGACGATGCCGGGCAAGGCGCTCGGGGTCGAGCGGGAGCTGCGCTGGCGGATCAAGCGGGCCTTCGACGCGGCGGGCATCCGCATCGTCGGCGGCCTCCCCCTGGCCGTCGAGGAGCCCGCGCCCACCGACCCGTCCGCCACGGTGGCGCCCCCGTCCGCCCTGGCCAGCCCCACGTCCCCGCAGTCCCTGGCCACCAACCCGATACCCCCGGGCCCGAGCCTGACCAAGTAG
- a CDS encoding carbohydrate ABC transporter permease — MAQVLDRKSAAKEAPPTPAARAARRRVLLHWIGVHSLAIAAALFFVLPFVFVVLTSLMNGQQTLTRDLIPTTWEWGNYTKVLDTPGFLTWWRNTLIYAGLGTVLTVVSSIPVAYALAKFRFRGQRLAMMLVISMMMLPPQVIVVPMYLFWAKELDLTGTLWPLIIPMAFGDAFAIFLLRQFLLTIPNEYIDSARVDGCGEVRTLLRVVLPMAKPGIAAVALFQFFYAWNDYFGPQIYTSENPAAWTLSYGLESFKGAHHTDWNLTMAATVLVMAPVILVFFFAQKAFVEGVTLTGVKG; from the coding sequence ATGGCCCAGGTACTCGACAGGAAATCCGCGGCGAAGGAAGCCCCGCCGACTCCGGCGGCCCGGGCGGCCCGCCGGAGGGTGCTGCTCCACTGGATCGGCGTGCACTCGCTCGCGATCGCCGCCGCGCTCTTCTTCGTCCTGCCCTTCGTCTTCGTGGTACTGACCTCGCTGATGAACGGTCAGCAGACGCTCACCCGCGATCTCATTCCCACCACCTGGGAGTGGGGCAACTACACCAAGGTGCTCGACACGCCCGGCTTCCTCACCTGGTGGCGGAACACCCTGATCTACGCCGGTCTGGGCACGGTCCTCACGGTCGTCTCCTCGATCCCGGTGGCCTACGCGCTGGCGAAGTTCCGCTTCCGGGGCCAGCGGCTGGCGATGATGCTGGTCATCTCGATGATGATGCTGCCGCCCCAGGTGATCGTCGTCCCGATGTACCTCTTCTGGGCGAAGGAGCTGGACCTCACCGGCACGCTCTGGCCGCTGATCATCCCCATGGCCTTCGGCGACGCCTTCGCGATCTTCCTGCTGCGGCAGTTCCTGCTGACCATTCCGAACGAGTACATCGACTCGGCCCGGGTCGACGGCTGCGGCGAGGTGCGCACCCTGCTCAGGGTGGTCCTCCCGATGGCCAAGCCCGGTATCGCCGCGGTCGCGCTCTTCCAGTTCTTCTACGCCTGGAACGACTACTTCGGCCCGCAGATCTACACGTCCGAGAATCCGGCCGCGTGGACGCTCAGCTATGGACTGGAGTCGTTCAAGGGCGCGCACCACACCGACTGGAATCTGACCATGGCCGCGACCGTCCTGGTCATGGCCCCCGTGATCCTCGTCTTCTTCTTCGCCCAAAAGGCGTTCGTCGAGGGTGTCACACTGACCGGAGTGAAGGGCTAA
- a CDS encoding ABC transporter substrate-binding protein, producing MSIRTRKSAAALATTAALALFATACTGSNEETANDDPKAETTLTFWHGWSAPSEVKAIQKNIERFEAAHKNIKVKVVSNMTDDKVNQALRAGGSKAPDVVSSFSTTNVGKFCATRAFTDLTPFLEKSGIDPAKVFHKPLLDYTRFDGNQCSLPLLSDAYGLYYNKDAFAKAGIKAPPKTWSEFEKVAQQLTEAKGDSYEQLGFMPNYHGYETTISHYVPQWSPTYFDAEGKSNIAKDPAFSRMMTFQKNLVDKLGGYGKLKKYRNTFGDEWGAKHPFHTGQVAMQLDGEWRLGMAKDAGVKFGIGTAPLPVPDDQVADYGKGYLSGTILGIASTSKKQNAAWELVKFMTTDTDAVVAFSNDIRNVPSTIEALKSPGLKHAPEFQTFIDIAQHPKSNTSPANVDGGAYHTTLQDVGLRYESGQLKDLQAGLEKAARQIDTDIAKLK from the coding sequence ATGTCCATACGCACCAGGAAATCCGCGGCAGCGCTCGCCACCACCGCCGCCCTGGCCCTCTTCGCCACCGCCTGCACCGGGTCGAACGAAGAGACCGCCAACGACGACCCCAAGGCCGAGACCACCCTGACCTTCTGGCACGGCTGGTCCGCCCCCAGCGAGGTCAAGGCGATCCAGAAGAACATCGAGCGCTTCGAGGCAGCGCACAAGAACATCAAGGTCAAGGTCGTCAGCAATATGACCGACGACAAGGTGAACCAGGCGTTGCGCGCGGGCGGTTCCAAGGCTCCGGACGTGGTCTCCTCCTTCTCCACCACCAATGTCGGAAAGTTCTGCGCGACGCGCGCCTTCACCGACCTCACGCCCTTCCTGGAGAAGTCGGGCATCGACCCGGCGAAGGTCTTCCACAAGCCCCTCCTCGACTACACCCGGTTCGACGGGAACCAGTGCTCGCTGCCGCTGCTGAGCGACGCCTACGGCCTCTACTACAACAAGGACGCCTTCGCGAAAGCGGGCATCAAGGCGCCGCCGAAGACCTGGAGCGAGTTCGAGAAGGTCGCCCAGCAGCTCACCGAGGCCAAGGGCGACAGCTATGAGCAGCTGGGCTTCATGCCCAACTACCACGGCTACGAGACGACCATCTCGCACTATGTCCCGCAGTGGTCCCCGACCTACTTCGACGCCGAGGGCAAGTCGAACATCGCCAAGGACCCGGCGTTCTCCCGGATGATGACGTTCCAGAAGAATCTGGTCGACAAGCTGGGCGGCTATGGAAAGCTGAAGAAGTACCGCAATACCTTCGGTGACGAATGGGGCGCGAAGCACCCGTTCCACACCGGTCAGGTCGCCATGCAGCTCGACGGCGAATGGCGGCTCGGCATGGCCAAGGACGCCGGGGTGAAGTTCGGTATCGGCACCGCCCCGCTGCCCGTTCCCGACGACCAGGTCGCCGACTACGGCAAGGGCTATCTCTCCGGCACCATCCTCGGTATCGCCTCCACCAGCAAGAAGCAGAACGCCGCGTGGGAGCTGGTGAAGTTCATGACCACGGACACCGACGCCGTGGTCGCGTTCTCCAACGACATCCGCAATGTGCCCTCCACGATCGAGGCGCTGAAGTCGCCGGGGCTGAAGCACGCGCCGGAGTTCCAGACCTTCATCGACATCGCGCAGCACCCGAAGTCCAACACCAGCCCGGCCAACGTCGACGGCGGCGCCTACCACACCACCCTCCAGGACGTCGGTCTGCGCTATGAGTCGGGCCAGCTCAAGGACCTCCAGGCGGGTCTGGAGAAGGCCGCGCGGCAGATCGACACCGACATCGCCAAGCTGAAGTGA